A genomic region of Sarcophilus harrisii chromosome 6, mSarHar1.11, whole genome shotgun sequence contains the following coding sequences:
- the LOC100930030 gene encoding olfactory receptor 4P4-like, translating to MEIKGNVTEFILFGLSDDPNTQIFCFIFFFFCYISLLTGNLVILISIHFSHLFHQPMYYFLSHLSSMDIYYTSTVTPKLIQNLLTKRKTISYDYCMFQVFSMHFFGSIEVFILTAMALDRYVAICKPLHYIVIMNRKKCNLLVFAAWAGGAAHSFPQLSMALKLPFCGPNEIDHYFCDVFPLLEIACTDTYMSGVLVVINSGIIVLAIFVILFVSYAIILWTLRTHSAEGRRKALSTCGSHFTVVVLFFVPAIFSYLRPPTTYPEDKMFALFYTIIAPMFNPLIYTLRNTEMKNAMRKVWCQKILGKGNLNQLH from the coding sequence ATGGAGATTAAGGGCAATGTCACAGAATTCATTCTCTTTGGACTATCTGATGACCCAAACACAcagatattttgttttatcttcttcttcttctgttacaTCAGTCTCCTCACAGGAAACCTTGTCATTCTCATCTCCATCCATTTTAGTCATCTTTTCCACCAGCCAATGTACTATTTTCTCAGTCACTTGTCTTCTATGGACATCTACTATACTTCCACTGTTACACCAAAACTAATTCAGAATTTATTAACCAAGAGAAAAACTATCTCCTATGATTATTGTATGTTCCAAGTCTTCAGTATGCATTTTTTTGGCAGTATTGAGGTCTTCATCCTGACTGCAATGGCCTTAGACCGCTATGTTGCCATCTGTAAACCTCTCCACTACATAGTCATCATGAACAGAAAGAAATGCAACCTTCTTGTGTTCGCTGCTTGGGCTGGAGGGGCTGCTCACTCCTTTCCTCAATTATCCATGGCTCTCAAATTACCCTTCTGTGGCCCCAATGAAATTGATCATTATTTCTGTGATGTTTTCCCCTTACTGGAAATTGCCTGTACAGACACTTACATGTCTGGTGTTCTTGTTGTAATCAATTCAGGGATAATAGTCTTGGCaatctttgtgatcttatttgttTCTTATGCCATTATCTTATGGACTCTACGCACACATTCAGCTGAAGGTCGGCGGAAAGCTCTCTCCACCTGTGggtcccattttacagttgtcGTTTTGTTTTTTGTACCTGCAATTTTTTCCTACCTTCGACCCCCCACCACTTATCCAGAGGATAAAATGTTTGCTCTATTTTATACCATCATTGCTCCAATGTTCAACCCCTTAATCTATACTCTGAGAAATACTGAAATGAAAAATGCCATGAGAAAGGTATGGTGTCAAAAGATTTTGGGAAAAGGGAATCTAAATCAATTGCATTAA